The following is a genomic window from Spirosoma foliorum.
CGGGCAAACCAGCTTTAAGAGCCGCCTGTTTGGCCGGAGCCTGACCAACGTTTGCCGACACCACATTGCCCATATATACTTCCTGAACCTGATCGGGTTGTATGCCCGCGCGACTCAGAGCACCTCGAATGGCAGCTGCACCCAGATCAATAGCCGTTAGGGTTGACAAAACACCCCCAAATCCACCAATAGGTGTTCGAACCGCAGAAATGATAACGACTTCGTTCATAGCCATCTAGTTGTTGTACTCAGGTTTAATATTTCAGGTTTACCAACGATTCTCCCCCTCTTTCGGCTTTGTTTCGGCATGTCGGGCAGATCGTGTTAATGCATAGGGGAGGTCATCCCCCCGCATGGCATCCAGCAGTTGAAGTGCCTGTTCTTCACTCAGATTTAAGCGCTTGAAACGGCGCAGTACTTCATCCTGACGATCCGATCGTTCAACCTGTTGTCCACCCATCGGCCGGGGTTTATTCACCAGCTTAGGCTGCTGAGTTGAGGCCTGCTGATGCGTTTTTGGGGCTGGAGCTCTCCCTGAATAATAGGTTTTAATTAATTCAAAATTATAGCGGGCCGATTCATTATCGGGATTTTCGAGCAGAGCCTGCTGAAATAACGTTAAAGCAGTTGCACTGTCACCTTCCAGACAAGCCATCACACCCAATTGCGTAGCAGCCGCAGTACGTAAATCTGACCGATCGGATTGAAGCAACGTTTCATATTGCGGCTTCGCTTTTCGGTATTGCTTCAGTTTGAAATAGGTATGGCCAAGGTTAAGGCGAACACCTGGATCGAGCGTTGTAGTGGTGTTACTCAGGTAGATATACAACTTCAGCGCATGCTTATATTGACCAGCCTGATAGGCTGCCTGTGCTTCTTGTCGCGCCTGATTATTCTGGGTAATCTGGTTTAACGGAAGCAGCTCATTCAACCAGATCCAGGCCGCAAAGACTAAGTAAATCATAATCACGTAACGAACGAACGTCCAAAAATAAGATGAAACCTTGAGATCAACTCACAGCCGGAACGTCCGGATAGTCAGAATTATGTCGAGGGCTAGAAATACCAGCGCCACCAATAGAAAATAATAGTACTTATTGGTTGATACAGCTACGTGGTGTTGATGAATAGTTCCTCCTTTTAATGATCGCAATACCCTGGCTAACTCGTTTACATACCGACCATTAGCATCTGCTTCGATATAGTTACCTCGCCCATCACGGGCTAATTCCTGCAAAAACTGGCGGTTCAGCCTACTTCGAACGATCTGGTGATCATCATCGCGGACAAAATCGCGCCCTTCCCGAATTGACGAACCCGCTTCTGTTCCAACGCCAATAGTTATAAGGGGCATTCCCTGCGCACGCAAACGAGCCAAGGAAGCCCGCTCACAGGAACCAAAGTTTTCTCCATCACTAAACAAAACAATCGATCGAACGCTCTGGTGGGTCGATGAGTCAGTTACTAATTTTTGATAAGCTAATTCAATAGCATTACATAAATCTGTGCCACCAGTTGGAGTAATATTGGTATGTACTTCATGGATAAGTTGCTTCAGCGCGTCCTGGTCGGCAGTCAGGGGTGACAGGACGAACGATTCAGAAGAGGCTAATACCAGTCCGAATCGGCTATTGGGCAGGGTATCGCAAAGTTGTTGAATATCGTATTTGATCCGCTCCAGTCGAGTAGGCACTATATCACTGGCATCCATTGATCGAGAAATGTCGACAACCAGGAATGTGTCGTGGTCGGTTGTGCTAAGGTCGCCTTCGGCTTCGCCGAACGATGGCCCAAGTAGGGCAACAATAAGCAAGGTAAGGTAGCTGCCGCGCAGAAAAAACTTTGGAATGACTCCCCAAGCTGATGTATTTAATTGACGAGCCAGCCGAAATGTACGCCAAATGTATAGTCCGTAGAGCCCTATAAACAGGACAATGAAAAAAAAAATCGGTTCGGGAAAGAGGATATAGCCAGTTCATTTAACGCAAATATCAGGCTGATACTGACCTAGTTTAGGTATTTGGCTCGCACAGCAGAGAAGACAAAATTAGCGATTAGAGAAAGATTTTTTAAAATTTTACTTGACAAAAGACGAAAATCACCCTACCTTTGTGTCCCAATCAATCGAGAAGGAATTGGTTGGCTTCGGAGAGATGCCTGAGTGGCCGAAAGGAACAGTTTGCTAAACTGTCGTACTGGTAACGGTACCGAGGGTTCGAATCCCTCTCTCTCCGCTGAGTACAGAGTAATCCTTCGGGGTGTAGCGTAGCCCGGTATCGCGCCTGCTTTGGGAGCAGGAGGTCGTAGGTTCGAATCCTGCCACCCCGACATCTAAAGTCCCAAATAATTAACCAGTTAACCGAAAGATTGACTGGTTTTTTTATGTCTTTTAGTTTCTAGTCTAAACATGTAGGGCACTTGCTCTATTAAAGACGAAAGCTGATCGTAGTGCTATGATTTCTGTAATCGTTATTTTTTAAGTGATCAGTTCGCTAAAGTTTCAATTATGGTTTTGCCACCAATGATCAATTGAATCTGCGCTTTTATTGGTGGCAAAGGCAAAGTCCCCTCTATAGGGTTTGCCAGCTTGCCATCAATGGTAACAGACATAACACTTAAGGTATCAACTTTACTTATTCTCGTTTTATCTGATATTGATCGGAACATTTTATGGATGTAAAGAGCTAAACATTTGATGTTAGTATGGCGGTAGGGAATCCTGATGTAGCCAAGGCATCTGAGTCCAATCTAGTGCTTAGCTAATTACACGATCAACCTATTAGCGTTCTAAAAAATTTAGGTTT
Proteins encoded in this region:
- a CDS encoding tetratricopeptide repeat protein — encoded protein: MIYLVFAAWIWLNELLPLNQITQNNQARQEAQAAYQAGQYKHALKLYIYLSNTTTTLDPGVRLNLGHTYFKLKQYRKAKPQYETLLQSDRSDLRTAAATQLGVMACLEGDSATALTLFQQALLENPDNESARYNFELIKTYYSGRAPAPKTHQQASTQQPKLVNKPRPMGGQQVERSDRQDEVLRRFKRLNLSEEQALQLLDAMRGDDLPYALTRSARHAETKPKEGENRW
- a CDS encoding vWA domain-containing protein is translated as MLIVALLGPSFGEAEGDLSTTDHDTFLVVDISRSMDASDIVPTRLERIKYDIQQLCDTLPNSRFGLVLASSESFVLSPLTADQDALKQLIHEVHTNITPTGGTDLCNAIELAYQKLVTDSSTHQSVRSIVLFSDGENFGSCERASLARLRAQGMPLITIGVGTEAGSSIREGRDFVRDDDHQIVRSRLNRQFLQELARDGRGNYIEADANGRYVNELARVLRSLKGGTIHQHHVAVSTNKYYYFLLVALVFLALDIILTIRTFRL